In the genome of Solibacillus silvestris, one region contains:
- a CDS encoding GTPase, giving the protein MTMFDEKIQGLLQQSALQYIIYKENEDTERIEKLHLFARKLLQKEFVIGFAGHFSAGKSSMINALSGENILATSPIPTSANIVKVHKSDEDFAILYLHNEKPVKFEAGYDIKQVKELSKNGELVSQIEIGHSTSSLPEGVTVMDTPGVDSTDDAHAMSTESALHIADMVFYTMDYNHVQSELNFQFTKQLMKYNPNVYLIVNQIDKHREAELSFEDFKQSVHNSFAAWGVYPKNIFFTSLREKELPNNDFDQVKKIVMDSMNDWQEQLILTAENTLTKLQHEHEAYLEEEKQDRFTTYAELVSEDDWQHRDDILEQYEKLTRQTELFSFDVFDMQFDEKRKDLLANAAIMPADVRDKLRAYLESQQDDFKVGGLFTAKKKTAEEKARRQEDAYAGFNHVVQSQITGHIKALMKQALKDVGALNDERAASIDKKEFNFPFSIIEEQVQKSAVITGDAVLNFANRVSEATKRYFVQTTDAWKLEQKETLEQVAREAAAPVKLKINAMSEKVNALQHIMKIEKFQVFNNTLMKQVSNEIRAESKIYLENWKREHEQALKDIRPFDESMLQLKNQETEIAAEQTEEKAGTGLNVDTVTEKALKTAHIIKDVQGFKEVSSFLTKKVERLQKRDFTIALFGAFSAGKSSFSNALMGERVLPVSPNPTTAAINKIRPVTPEQPHETADVHLKNEAQLLEDIQGSYAAIGIQVSSLKEAYDRAEEGLAVPLTDERLNVHKSFIRAYSEGYETFITKLGTTLRVNRHDFEKYVAQENRSCFVDNIDFYFDSPLTRMGVTLVDTPGADSINARHTGVAFDYIRNADAILFITYYNHAFAKADREFLIQLGRVKDAFELDKMFFIVNAIDLASTMEEEEEVKGYVRSELQRFGIRFPRLYGVSSLLALKEKQDQLEHQSGMAPFEDAFHHFLNDELMGIAVQALQEEVDKTEARLNDLITQTEENLKRKDERLEELAHLEKLVRSKFQTTQTAMIESETKQELDELLYYVLQRVYYRYPDFYRESYNPSTFAQMPAQQALQTALKEVLQALSFDFAQELRVTNFRLAQFVEKKMKELFKEEARELKELNPSFAFLSYESKEPEILDFTGPFSDPAPYEVVKSHFKNVKAFFEKNEKEQLRDALEQLTKPNAQNYLDMEKAKIMEWAASHIAIEAEGLRQHMLEQAVEQIETERLLLQEESRLAVWKDIYAQLQA; this is encoded by the coding sequence ATGACGATGTTTGACGAGAAAATTCAGGGATTGTTACAGCAATCGGCATTACAATACATAATTTATAAAGAAAATGAAGATACAGAACGAATTGAAAAGCTCCATCTGTTTGCACGAAAGCTTTTACAAAAGGAATTTGTCATCGGTTTTGCCGGTCACTTTTCCGCGGGTAAATCGAGTATGATCAATGCGCTGTCAGGGGAAAACATTTTAGCGACAAGCCCAATTCCGACAAGTGCGAACATTGTTAAAGTGCACAAATCGGATGAAGATTTTGCGATTCTTTATTTGCATAATGAAAAGCCGGTAAAGTTTGAAGCGGGCTATGATATTAAACAAGTAAAAGAATTGAGCAAAAACGGCGAATTGGTATCACAAATTGAAATCGGACATAGTACTTCAAGCTTGCCTGAAGGGGTAACTGTTATGGATACTCCGGGTGTTGATTCAACGGACGATGCACATGCGATGAGTACGGAGTCTGCCTTGCATATTGCCGATATGGTGTTCTACACAATGGACTACAATCATGTGCAATCTGAGCTGAACTTCCAATTTACAAAACAGTTGATGAAATACAATCCGAATGTGTATTTAATCGTCAATCAAATTGACAAGCACCGTGAAGCGGAACTTTCGTTTGAAGATTTCAAGCAATCCGTTCATAACTCATTTGCGGCATGGGGTGTTTACCCGAAAAATATTTTCTTCACATCATTACGTGAAAAAGAGCTTCCGAACAATGATTTTGATCAAGTGAAAAAAATAGTTATGGATTCGATGAATGACTGGCAGGAACAGCTGATTTTAACAGCAGAAAATACACTGACAAAGCTGCAGCACGAGCATGAAGCGTATTTGGAAGAGGAGAAGCAAGACCGCTTCACAACATATGCTGAACTCGTTTCTGAAGATGACTGGCAGCACCGTGATGATATATTAGAGCAATATGAAAAACTGACGCGTCAAACAGAACTTTTCTCGTTTGATGTATTTGATATGCAGTTTGATGAAAAACGTAAAGACTTGCTTGCAAATGCTGCAATTATGCCGGCGGATGTCCGTGATAAACTGCGTGCCTATTTAGAAAGTCAACAAGATGACTTTAAAGTAGGCGGACTGTTTACTGCGAAAAAGAAAACAGCGGAAGAGAAAGCACGTCGTCAGGAAGATGCATATGCAGGCTTTAACCATGTTGTCCAATCACAAATTACAGGTCATATTAAAGCATTGATGAAGCAAGCGTTAAAAGATGTCGGTGCATTGAATGACGAACGGGCAGCAAGTATTGATAAGAAGGAATTTAATTTCCCGTTCTCGATTATTGAAGAACAAGTTCAAAAAAGCGCGGTTATTACAGGAGATGCGGTACTAAACTTTGCGAATCGAGTTTCTGAGGCGACAAAACGATACTTTGTCCAAACAACAGATGCATGGAAACTTGAACAAAAAGAAACATTGGAGCAAGTAGCGCGTGAAGCGGCAGCGCCTGTTAAACTGAAAATTAATGCAATGTCCGAAAAAGTGAATGCGCTTCAGCATATTATGAAAATCGAGAAATTCCAGGTGTTCAACAACACATTAATGAAACAAGTTTCCAATGAAATTCGCGCAGAATCCAAAATTTATTTGGAAAATTGGAAGCGTGAACATGAGCAGGCATTGAAAGATATTCGTCCCTTTGATGAATCGATGCTGCAGTTAAAAAATCAGGAAACAGAAATTGCTGCTGAACAAACAGAGGAAAAAGCAGGAACAGGATTAAATGTTGACACGGTAACCGAAAAAGCATTGAAAACAGCGCATATTATTAAAGATGTACAAGGCTTTAAAGAAGTATCGAGCTTCTTGACAAAAAAAGTGGAACGTCTGCAAAAACGTGACTTTACGATTGCCTTATTCGGTGCATTCAGTGCGGGTAAATCAAGCTTTTCGAATGCTTTGATGGGAGAGCGTGTATTACCTGTATCACCAAACCCGACGACAGCGGCAATCAATAAAATTCGTCCTGTCACACCGGAACAACCGCACGAAACAGCAGATGTTCATCTGAAAAATGAAGCACAGCTACTTGAAGATATTCAAGGCTCATATGCAGCAATTGGCATCCAAGTATCATCTTTGAAAGAAGCGTATGATCGTGCAGAAGAAGGATTGGCTGTTCCATTAACAGATGAGCGCCTGAATGTTCATAAATCCTTTATCCGTGCTTATTCGGAAGGTTATGAAACATTCATTACAAAACTTGGAACGACATTACGGGTTAATCGTCATGATTTTGAAAAATACGTGGCGCAGGAAAACCGTTCTTGTTTCGTAGACAATATTGATTTCTACTTTGATTCACCACTTACGCGTATGGGTGTAACGTTAGTAGATACACCAGGTGCAGACTCGATCAACGCACGCCATACAGGTGTAGCGTTCGATTACATTCGAAATGCCGATGCCATTCTTTTCATAACATACTACAACCATGCATTTGCAAAAGCGGACCGTGAGTTCTTGATCCAATTAGGTCGTGTTAAAGATGCGTTTGAACTGGATAAAATGTTCTTTATCGTGAATGCCATTGACTTAGCTTCGACAATGGAAGAAGAGGAAGAAGTAAAAGGCTATGTTCGTTCAGAACTTCAACGCTTCGGTATCCGTTTCCCGAGACTTTACGGAGTATCAAGTTTACTGGCATTAAAAGAAAAGCAGGATCAGCTCGAACATCAGTCGGGTATGGCACCATTTGAAGATGCATTCCACCACTTCCTAAATGACGAACTGATGGGTATTGCGGTTCAGGCATTACAAGAAGAAGTGGATAAAACAGAAGCACGCCTGAATGATTTAATTACACAAACAGAAGAAAACTTGAAACGTAAAGATGAACGACTTGAAGAATTGGCTCATTTGGAAAAGCTAGTACGTTCCAAATTCCAGACAACCCAAACAGCGATGATTGAAAGTGAGACAAAGCAAGAACTGGATGAACTGTTATATTACGTACTGCAACGTGTGTACTACCGCTATCCGGACTTCTACCGTGAAAGCTACAATCCGTCCACTTTTGCGCAAATGCCGGCACAGCAAGCATTGCAAACTGCATTAAAAGAAGTGCTGCAGGCGTTAAGCTTCGACTTCGCTCAGGAGTTGCGGGTAACGAATTTCCGTTTAGCACAATTTGTCGAGAAGAAAATGAAAGAACTGTTCAAAGAGGAAGCGCGTGAATTAAAAGAACTAAACCCAAGCTTCGCGTTTTTAAGCTATGAATCAAAAGAACCTGAAATTTTGGATTTTACAGGTCCATTTTCAGATCCAGCACCATATGAAGTGGTAAAATCCCACTTTAAAAATGTAAAAGCATTCTTTGAAAAGAATGAAAAAGAGCAATTGCGTGATGCGCTGGAGCAACTAACAAAACCAAATGCGCAAAACTATCTGGATATGGAAAAAGCTAAAATAATGGAGTGGGCAGCAAGCCATATCGCCATTGAAGCAGAAGGATTGCGCCAGCATATGCTTGAACAGGCAGTCGAGCAGATTGAGACAGAACGTTTATTACTTCAGGAAGAAAGTCGCTTAGCTGTTTGGAAGGATATTTACGCGCAACTACAAGCGTAA
- a CDS encoding thiosulfate sulfurtransferase, translating into MTNIFVTANRMERTGRLIDTRFDMSNVESGRKMYEEGHIEGAIYWDLNTDLSDLSKQEGRHPLPEKEQLQALFEKHGLNYNDAIYIYDQGAAASATRAWWILHYAGFKHAYVVNGGFEALKEAGFPVTTEVPVFKESNLDIQWNDDILLKRQDIMHIIEGKRKATLIDARAPERYRGETEPFDKVAGHIPTAKNYDWEQLRNGSELVITSSLLKEVPKDEEVVVYCGSGVTATPVYTVLKEAGYQNIKIYMAGYSDWVHHHSVEKG; encoded by the coding sequence ATGACGAATATTTTTGTGACCGCAAATCGAATGGAAAGAACAGGCCGGTTGATCGATACAAGATTTGATATGAGCAATGTAGAGTCAGGCAGAAAGATGTATGAAGAGGGCCATATTGAAGGGGCGATATACTGGGATTTAAATACCGATCTGTCGGATTTATCGAAACAAGAAGGGCGACATCCGCTTCCTGAGAAGGAGCAGCTTCAGGCTTTGTTTGAAAAGCACGGTTTAAATTACAATGATGCCATCTATATTTACGATCAAGGGGCGGCAGCAAGTGCAACACGCGCCTGGTGGATATTGCATTATGCAGGCTTCAAACATGCCTATGTCGTTAATGGCGGTTTTGAAGCACTGAAGGAAGCAGGATTCCCTGTAACGACAGAAGTACCTGTATTTAAGGAAAGTAATCTTGATATACAGTGGAATGATGATATTTTATTAAAACGTCAGGATATTATGCATATTATTGAAGGCAAGCGAAAAGCGACATTAATTGATGCCCGCGCACCGGAGCGTTACCGTGGTGAAACAGAGCCGTTTGATAAAGTGGCAGGACATATCCCAACAGCAAAAAACTATGATTGGGAACAGTTGCGTAATGGCTCTGAATTGGTAATTACGTCTTCTCTCCTCAAGGAAGTTCCAAAAGATGAGGAAGTAGTTGTGTACTGCGGGTCAGGTGTTACTGCTACACCGGTATATACAGTATTAAAGGAAGCAGGCTATCAAAATATAAAAATTTATATGGCAGGCTATAGTGATTGGGTACATCATCACTCTGTCGAAAAAGGTTGA
- a CDS encoding MBL fold metallo-hydrolase, translating into MLFKKKIELSEKNGVKMINGSVQFQAVYLNVHCFEVDGILIDTGSASLLKQFKPFFEQMDVDRIMLTHYHEDHSGGAHFLQKAYKLQIFMHPLNIEECRKKASYPLYRKLFWGARLPFLAQPVGDSFSSRTTNWKVIETPGHTEDHVAYLNESTGQLFTGDLYVTPKTKVVLREESIPQIIRSLEKVLTYDFLEVYCNHAGYIENGREALMRKLHYLKELSYKIEMMNEEGLTTSEITAQLFSKKYPITKLSLGEWDAAHIVSSVLNK; encoded by the coding sequence GTGTTATTTAAGAAAAAAATAGAGCTGAGCGAAAAGAACGGCGTGAAAATGATCAATGGATCTGTCCAGTTTCAAGCGGTTTATTTAAATGTACATTGTTTTGAAGTGGACGGTATCCTAATTGATACAGGTTCTGCATCGCTTCTTAAGCAGTTTAAGCCCTTTTTTGAACAGATGGACGTTGACCGGATTATGTTGACTCATTATCATGAAGATCACTCCGGAGGCGCTCATTTTTTACAAAAAGCATATAAATTGCAGATATTTATGCATCCGCTCAACATAGAAGAATGTAGGAAGAAGGCAAGCTATCCTTTATATCGTAAGCTTTTCTGGGGGGCAAGGCTGCCGTTTCTTGCACAGCCTGTCGGAGATTCTTTTTCATCTAGAACGACGAATTGGAAAGTGATTGAAACTCCCGGACATACAGAAGACCATGTTGCCTATTTGAATGAATCGACAGGTCAACTCTTTACAGGTGATCTGTATGTGACACCGAAAACAAAAGTCGTCCTGCGTGAAGAAAGTATTCCTCAAATTATCCGATCGCTGGAGAAAGTATTAACGTATGATTTTCTTGAAGTGTATTGTAATCATGCGGGATATATCGAAAACGGAAGAGAGGCTTTAATGCGAAAACTTCATTACTTAAAAGAGCTAAGTTATAAAATAGAAATGATGAACGAAGAAGGCTTGACCACTTCTGAAATTACAGCACAGCTTTTCAGTAAAAAGTATCCGATTACAAAACTGTCTTTAGGTGAATGGGACGCAGCTCATATCGTATCTTCTGTCCTAAACAAATAA